In one window of Pseudomonadota bacterium DNA:
- a CDS encoding anti-sigma factor antagonist, whose product MTCATCAGKASTASTCSNPEARETADPMEMQTEVHGDVAMVNVSGRLDITTAPLLETALKPIIEGETRALVVCLRGVDYVSSAGLRVLVSCARALKHDSRPLFVTAVQPYVHEVFEVAGLLEVFNLARDNDEALQALTAN is encoded by the coding sequence ATGACCTGTGCTACGTGCGCTGGCAAGGCCTCAACCGCCTCGACATGTTCAAATCCAGAAGCGCGGGAGACAGCTGACCCCATGGAGATGCAGACCGAGGTTCACGGCGACGTGGCCATGGTGAACGTGAGCGGCCGCCTCGACATCACGACGGCCCCTCTGCTTGAGACAGCCCTGAAGCCCATCATCGAAGGGGAGACCCGCGCGCTTGTCGTCTGCCTCAGAGGCGTCGACTATGTGAGCAGCGCCGGTCTCCGCGTTCTGGTGAGCTGTGCCCGCGCTTTGAAGCACGACAGCCGCCCGCTGTTCGTCACCGCCGTGCAGCCCTATGTCCACGAGGTCTTCGAGGTCGCCGGGCTGCTCGAGGTCTTCAACCTCGCGCGCGACAACGACGAGGCGCTGCAGGCGCTGACGGCGAACTGA
- a CDS encoding PilZ domain-containing protein: RYAGDVRGSLMTPDCHTYEVAVRDISVGGALVLMARPVERNTEVALKFTLPHTSSPITCQGTVVRCTRVRGGAHELGIAFTGQNTEHRGALVDRLSLLLQSK; encoded by the coding sequence CGCTATGCCGGCGACGTTCGAGGCAGCTTGATGACGCCGGACTGTCACACCTATGAGGTGGCCGTGCGTGATATCTCGGTGGGGGGGGCGCTCGTTCTCATGGCGCGGCCCGTTGAGCGCAACACCGAGGTTGCGCTGAAGTTCACGCTTCCCCACACGTCCTCGCCCATCACCTGCCAAGGAACCGTGGTGCGCTGCACGCGGGTTCGCGGAGGCGCCCATGAGCTGGGCATCGCCTTCACGGGCCAGAACACCGAGCATCGAGGCGCCCTGGTCGATCGCTTGTCGCTGCTCCTGCAATCGAAGTGA